In Camelina sativa cultivar DH55 chromosome 16, Cs, whole genome shotgun sequence, a single window of DNA contains:
- the LOC104750407 gene encoding uncharacterized protein LOC104750407 → MKKITKKLSMKYMKLNKHRLRQDGSMKSDEDCGELFCEIHRPESEEINETKETPKVTKIMECKHRKLMLNEKEYEKNIHVDGQDRSHISECSVRNEGRERKEQLDEGPIRNIYRVDMDPLVGSVKNGHMDHLEDLIRGRDRTDHTEGSTRKSAGNRVDQLEGSSKNGQKQQHEDNIVKPSNHVDQSEKSNECPSDFATKRDYLDWIEYVEGSNHHCFDRTENSEKPYKREDIDHDQISVGLSEGSIEGYNDEILLLKSSKNRKNEKFEDSKGYRKGRGSKAKDSLNFK, encoded by the coding sequence atgaagaaaataaccaaaaaactgTCGATGAAATATATGAAGCTCAATAAGCACCGGCTCCGGCAAGACGGATCCATGAAGTCAGATGAAGATTGTGGAGAGCTTTTCTGCGAAATTCATAGACCGGAAAGtgaagaaattaatgaaacaaagGAGACACCTAAAGTTACAAAGATTATGGAGTGCAAGCATCGTAAGCTGATGTTAAATGAGAAGGAATATGAAAAGAATATTCATGTGGATGGTCAAGATCGATCCCACATATCTGAATGTTCGGTTAGGAATGAAGGTCGTGAACGCAAGGAACAACTTGATGAGGGCCCGATTAGAAACATATATCGTGTTGATATGGATCCACTAGTAGGCTCAGTTAAAAATGGTCATATGGATCATCTTGAAGATTTGATTAGGGGTCGTGATCGTACAGACCATACTGAAGGATCCACTAGGAAAAGTGCTGGTAATCGTGTGGACCAGCTCGAAGGTTCTAGCAAAAATGGTCAGAAACAACAACATGAAGACAATATTGTTAAACCAAGCAATCATGTAGATCAATCCGAAAAATCAAATGAATGTCCTTCTGATTTTGCTACAAAGAGAGATTACCTTGATTGGATTGAGTACGTAGAAGGATCCAATCATCATTGTTTCGATCGAACTGAAAATTCagaaaaaccttataaaagggAGGATATCGATCATGACCAGATAAGCGTTGGACTGTCAGAAGGATCCATAGAAGGGTACAATGATGAGATCCTATTACTCAAGAgctctaaaaatagaaaaaatgagaaatttgaagACTCAAAAGGTTATAGGAAAGGAAGAGGTAGCAAGGCTAAAGATTCATTGAATTTCAAATAG